GTCGGCGCGATATTATAGCGCGCCGCCAGGTTCGGCATCGCATCGATCCCGAAAAGCTGCCGCATGCCTTCCAGCGGCGTGGTCAGGGTGTAGCGCCCGCACATATCAGCTCACGGCCCCCTCAGCCGTGATAGAAGGGCCGGCCCTCGCGGCGGAACCAGAGCCGCACGAGGTGGCGGCGCCGTTCCGGTTCCGGCCAGTCCTCGAACGCCGTGCGGCGATGGCCGATGCGGCGGTTGTCGAGGATCTGGATCTGGCCCGGCTGGAATTCGAACTCGCGGCCCATGCCCGGCTCGTTGATAACCCCGACCAGCGCATCGAGCGCCGCGCGGCCAGGGTCGTCCAGCGCCTCCCCCGCCACGACATGGCCCGCCTTGATCAGCCAGTCGGAAAACCGGGTGAACAGGCGTTCCCCGTCATAGCTGAACACCGGCACGCGGCTGAATTTGTTCGGGTCGTCCGGCGCATACTCCGCCTGCCGGTCCATGCAATAGGGCCGGTACAGCCGTTCCAGCAGGTCCGGCGACCGCTCCAGCAACCGGTTATGCGCGGTCTGGAAACTGACGATACCGCTGATCCCGCCCCTCATCGCCGTCCGCAGGCAGAACAGCGCGACGTAATCCGGCGGCGTGTTGAAGGCGTTGTCGGTGTGGTAATCCTGCCCCGAATTGGTGACCGAGGAGCGCACGCCATTGCCGGGCGTGTTCTTCCTGCCCGTATCCTGCACGCCATAGGTCATCAGCCCGTCCCATTTCTGGGCCACCGCCTGGTCGACCATGTTTCCCAGCAGCCAGTACAGCTTCGTCGCGGTTTCCCGCGACATCGCCTCGATGGGCAACCGGTCGATAATGACAAAGCCGATCCCGGTGCGCAGGGTCTCGCGCACGCCGGCCATCATCGCGCGGCAGGCCGGCATTTCGAAATCGCCCGGGCGCAGCGACAGCAGCGGCAGCGGGTTGGCGTCCAGCAGGTCGGCCGTCGCCAGCAATTCGTCGCGGCAGG
The window above is part of the Alphaproteobacteria bacterium genome. Proteins encoded here:
- a CDS encoding TauD/TfdA family dioxygenase, with protein sequence MDSTDTVTPRMLREIDNSPIAWTNDALAPDAGVVPVSDACRDELLATADLLDANPLPLLSLRPGDFEMPACRAMMAGVRETLRTGIGFVIIDRLPIEAMSRETATKLYWLLGNMVDQAVAQKWDGLMTYGVQDTGRKNTPGNGVRSSVTNSGQDYHTDNAFNTPPDYVALFCLRTAMRGGISGIVSFQTAHNRLLERSPDLLERLYRPYCMDRQAEYAPDDPNKFSRVPVFSYDGERLFTRFSDWLIKAGHVVAGEALDDPGRAALDALVGVINEPGMGREFEFQPGQIQILDNRRIGHRRTAFEDWPEPERRRHLVRLWFRREGRPFYHG
- a CDS encoding SOS response-associated peptidase family protein; protein product: MCGRYTLTTPLEGMRQLFGIDAMPNLAARYNIAPTQPVVVIRRGESGRRELTICAGGWCHPGRRM